GATTGGGGGGGGCACAGTGATGGGGCAGTaccagggttgggggggggggggggggcacagtgcTTGTGGGGCAGTAccggggcagaggggaggaaaggcggggggggggggggggctgctatTTACAGGGTGGggggtgccccggcccccccgcatTATTGCAatgggctgggcccagagggggggccccagggtgtgtggggggggggtgatgggtgccccccacccccgccgggGCGTGTGCGGGGCTCGCTGCCCTCAGTGCAAGAGGTCATGgcttggggaggggtggggggacaccctggggtggggtggggggggggcacccttgggggggggggtgtgtgggggggtgggctCCCTTCCCTGCGAGCCATCACTGATTGCTTAGCGGATCCctgaggtgccgggggggggttgggggaggagcactggggatcccccccccccccctccggatccccccaccccgccccggggCGCTGGGGGTCTCCCCGTCCCCGCGGGAGTTGTGcagtggggccggggggtggggggtggtgggggggggctcaTCGTTTTCCTGCCAAATATCCcaattccagttaaaaaaataatcgcTGAGCCCGAGaagcagctggggggggcgggggggatggcggggggggggctgttgcCGGGGGACAGTTGCTGAGAGACAGTTGCCAGGGATGGTTGCTAGGTACCGTTGCTAGGGACGGTTGCTGGGTACCGTTGCTAGGGTGGTTGCTAGGTGCCGTTGCCGGGTACCGTTGTCAGGGCGGTTGCTGGGTGCCGTTGCTAGGTGCTGTTGTTAGGGACGGTTGCCAGGTGCTGTTGCTAGGTACCTTTGTCGGGTACCGTTGCTACGATGGTTGCTAGGTACCGTTGCTAGGTGCCGTTGCTAGAGATGGTTGCCAGGTACCATTGCTGAGGCGGTTGCTAGGTGCCGTTGCCGGGGGCGGTTGCTGGGCTCAGTTGCTGGGTGCAGCTGCCAGGGCCCGTTGCCGGGTGCGGGTGGTTGCTAGGCAACCACCGCCAGGTACCGTTGCCAGGCAGCCGTCGCCACGTACCGTCACCGTGTGCGGTTGCTGGCTCCCGTTGCTGGGGAACCATTGTCAGGTCATCGTTGCCGGGTCCCGTTGCCAGGTACCACCGATGCTCACGGTTGCTAGGTAACCGTTGCCAGGTGCAATTGCAGGGGCTCGTTGCCAGGTAACCAtcgctgggccggggggggggggcggggtggccCAGTCCCGTTGCCAGGCAACTGCTGCTGGGTCCCGTTGCTGGGTAAACATCTCCTGGTTGCCAGGCAACCGCTGCTCAGAGGGTTGCTAGGTAACCGTTGCTGGGTGCCCGTTGCCGGGCAGGGTGCCGGTCCTGTTGCCAGGTAACCATTGTCAGGCAGGTTGCTAGGTAACCattgccggggtgggggggagggatgaCAGGCAGGTTGCTAGGTGCGTTGCCAGGTAACTGTTGCCAggcgggatgctggggggatggcTCCCGTTGCCAGGTAACCGTTGCCAAGGAGTGTTGCTGGGCAGATTACTGGGTCCCTTTGCTGGGTAACCATGGGCGACTGGTCGCTAGGAAACCGTTGCCGGGGTGACAATTCCGGGCTGGTTGCCAGAGAACCACCGCTGCCCGGTCACCCGGCAACCGCCATGCTGTGGGGTTGCCGGGGAACCGTTGCCAGGTGACCGCTGCCAGGGCCCGGTTGCTAGGTAACAGCTGCTGGGTGATGCTCGGGTACCGGTTGTTAGGCAACGTTTGCCGGGTCCTGGTTGCCAGGTAACAGCTGCTCGGTGATGCTCGGGTACCAGTTGCCGGGTGGTTGCCGGGTGCCAGTTGCCGGGCGACggttgccggggggggggggggggtcagtaaggggagaagaggaggggggtGTGTGCGGGACGCAGGGGCCCGGGCGCGGGGCGCAGCAGGGCGGGTGCCAGGGGGGgcccgggcaggaggggggggccgggggggcgcagGGCCAGCGGGGGGGCGGCCATGGCAGCAGCGGCGGCCGCCAGGGCCAGggggggcggcagcagcccccccccagccagcgccTTCGGCAGCTCCTTGGGGAAGGGCAGCGGCGCctgtgggggggggtgaggggggtggtCAGGGGTGGGgtggcaccccccccccgccccatagggCACCCACAGGCGCCCTATAGGtaccccaaacccccccaccccatggggcacccacaacCTTATAAGTACCCaaaggcccccccccccaagtcctaCAAGGCACCCTATAGGTACCCCAAGGGCCCCCCCTCCGCCCCATGGGGCACCCCCAGGCACCCTATAGATACCCTtgggcacccccctgccctgcagggtCCCCCCCCATGCACCCTATAGGTACCCCAAGGgcccaccctgccccatagagcaCCCCTGGGATAGTCTATAGATACCCctggtctccccccagccccatacgACACCCCCAGGATACCCTATGGGTACCCGAagggccccccctgccccatagggcACCCCCAGAATACCCTATAGATACCCTTGGGCACCgccctgccccgcagggccccccCCCATGCACCCTATAGATATCCCAAGGGCGCACCCTGTCCCGCAGAGCACCCCCACCATACCCTATAGATACCCCTggggccccccctgccccatggggacCCCTGGACACCCTACAGGTACCCCAAGGGCCCCCCCTGCCCTATAGGGCCCCCCCAGGATACCCTATAGATACCCCTGAGCACCCCCGTGCCCCATACGACACCCCCAGAATACTCTATGGGTACCCCAagggccccccctgccccatggggacCCCCTGCACACCCTATAGACACCCCCTcgtccctcccccagcccccctcgcTCACCAGCTCCGGGGGGGTCCGGGGTTTCTTGTGGCGGCTCAGCAGCGGGTTGGGTTTTCCGGCCACCCCGTCCCGGTGCCGCCGGCTGGAgatgtgctggggggggggacagggggggctgAGTgtgggggccggggctgggggggatcctCCCAGGGGTGTGACCGGGGTGGGGGTCAGGgagtcccggggaggggggtgaggggagtcaagtgggtctggggggggggctccaggggggtcccaagagcaTTTGCGGGGGGATTGGGGGTCTCAGGACGGTTTGGGGGGGTCTCATGGGGTCCTTGGGGGTCCCAATGGGTTTGGGAGAGGCCCATGGAGagtctggggggggtcccaaaaGGATTTAGGGGGGTCTGAGGCCTTCAGGAtgcttttggggggggtcccaaaaGCATTTGGGGGGGGAGGTCTGGGGTCTCAGGATAGTTTGGGGGGGTCtcatggggtctgggggggtcccaaaagcatttggggggggtgtgtggggtctCACGATAGTTTGGGGGGGTCtcatggggtctgggggggtcccgaaagcatttggggggggggtctggggtctCAGGATAGTTTGGGGGGGTCtcatggggtctgggggggtcccaaaAGCATTTGGAGGGGGGGTCTGGGGTCTCAGGATAGTTTGGGTGGGTCtcatggggtctgggggggtcccaaaagcatttggggggggggtctggggccTCAGGATAGTTTGGGGGGGGTCTCATGGGGTCCTTGGGGATCCCAATGGGCTTGGGAGAGTCCCATGGAAGGTCTGGGGGGTCCCAAaaggagccggggtgggggggcgaggtTGGGGgtccctggcggggggggggagggttgaGGACCCTgaaagggtctgggggggggggggtctgggggtcccgGAAGGGGGGGATGTGGGTTGGGGGTCCCAGGTACCTGCTTGAGCTGGAGCTCGGAGTTGAGGCGGACGTTGCAGATCTGGCAGTGGAAGGAGCGCTCGGGGGCCtcggccgggggggtccccgcggccccccccaGCCGCGGGAAGGCGCGGATGGGCCCCAGCCCGCTGCGCGCCTCCACCAGCGTCTTGTGCTTCGTCCCTGCGcgcaccggggggggggtgtcaccctgcgccccggcaccccccattgccctgggacccccacgaacccccccccgggatcccccatggccctgggaccccccacgaccccccccccgggaccccccatggccctgggacacccccccccgggatcccccaTGGTCCTGGGACCCCCACGgcgccccccctcctccccccccccgggaccccccatgGCTCTGGGACCACCCCCCCCGCAAACCCCcatggccctgggacccccacgaacccccccgggatcccccaTGGCCTTGGGACCCCCacgaacccccccccccgggacgcCCCATTACTCTGGGACCACCCCTCCCGGGACCCCCCAtggcctgggacccccccccgggatcccccatggccctgggaaccccacgaccccccccccgggaccccccatgGCCCTGGGACAACGCCCCCCCGGGATCCCCCATGGTCCTGGGACCCCACGacgccccccctcctccccccccgggaccccccatgGCTCTGGGACCCCCACAATCCCCCCCCGGGATCCCGCATGGCCCTGGGAACCCcacgaccccccccccggcaccccccattgccctgggacccccacgaccctccccccccccgggacccccattgccctgggaccccccccccgcgaACCCCCATGGCCCTGGGAACCCCATGACCCCCCCCattgccctgggacccccacgacccacccccccgggacccccattgccctgggacacccccccccccccattccccccgtcccttcctgcccccctccacgtccctggtgtccccactccccccagacccccccccattccccccatcccctcctgtgcccccccatccacagtgtccccatgtccctggtgtccccgtgccccccagaaacccccccatcccttcctgcccccccacatccccggtgtccccatgtccccgtgccccccccagaccctccccgttccccccctcccctcctgtccccacgtcccccccgccgtgccccccacCTTTGTTGTGCGCCTCCAGCTGGGACAGGGAGTTGACGGCCACCTTGCAGAGGGCGCAGTACAGCAGCCGCTTGGCCttcgccttctcctcctcctcttcctccccccccccccgcgcccccccgcgcccccccacacccctcggCAGCCACAgccgggggggcagtggggggcgaggggggcccgggcgccccgggggctgcgggggcggggggctgctcgCCTGCCGACATGGGGAGGGTCAACGcggggcaccgggacccccccccccgggggacgCAGGCGCTGGGGGTGTCATGGGGGGGGAGCGggacacatccccccccccggggacgcaGGCGTTTGGGGTGTTACGGGGGTgaccaggaccccccccaggggCACGCAGGTGTTGGGGATGTCATGGGGGGGCAGTGGGACCACCCCTGGGGGGATGCAGGTGCTGGGGGTGTCACGGGGGGGCACTGAGACCCCCCCCAGGGGGACCCAGCCATTGGGGGTGTCACAagggggctgcgggaccccccccggggggacccaggtgtctggagGTGTCACGGGGGGGCAGCGGGACAACCCCCCTGTGGGGACGCAAGCATTCGGGGTGTCACAGGGGCGACCAGGACCCCCCCTGGCGGGACCATGTGTTTGGGGGTGGCACGGGGGGGCACGgagacccccccccggggggggaccCAGCCATTGGGGGGTGTCGCAAGGGGGCaacgggaccccccccggggggacccaggtgtctgggggtgtcacaggggcGACCAGGACCCCCtgtggggggacccaggtgtctgggggtgtcacgggggggcagcgggacccACCTGGGCGGTCGGGCGTCTCCGGtgccggggcgggcgcgggggggtcgggggtgtCAGGGGTGTCCCCCCCGCGGCGGGCTCGGGCGGCCTCCAGCCCCTTCAGGCGGCGAGCGTGGCGGTTGCCCTGGTAGTGCGCGGCCGCCTGGCTCTGGGGACAGCGCGGGGACACCGTCACCCCCCCCGTGACACCCCCCCTCTGGGGACACGCGTCACCCCGGTGTGGCACCTCCCGgaccctccacccccccccccccccccccgaggacacgggacaccctggggacccgCAGCCCTGGGGACTTGGGACACtctggggacacaggacaccctggggacccccaccctTGGGGACACGGGACATCCTGAGGACCCCCAACACAGGAACAAGGGACACCCTGGGACCCTCaacgtggggacatgggacaccctggggacccccacccttggggacatgggacgCGATGGGGACACCCACTCCTGGGGACACAGCACCCAAGGGCCCCCCGACCTGCAGACCCCCACCCCGGGACATGGGACGCCCTGGGGACACCTCActctggggacatgggacacccTGGGGTCCCCCCACACTGGGGACATGGCACCCCGGGGCCCCCCACCTTGGGGTGCCCCAGCCTTGGAGACATGGGatgccctggggacccccacacTGGGTGATGCCCAGCCAGGGGACACGGGGCACCCTGGGGTCATGGCACCCCAGGGTCCCCTGCCATGGGaacccccaccctggggacatgggacatccTGAGGACCCCCAACACAGGAACGAGGGACACCCTGGGACCCTCaacgtggggacatgggacactctggggacccccacccttggggacatgggacgCGATGGGGACACCCACTCCTGGGGACACAGCACCCAAGGGACCCCGACCTGCAGACCCCCACCCCGGGACATGTGAcgccctggggaccccccactctggggacatgggacaccctggggtccccccaccctggggacatggcaccccagGGTCCCCCgccatggggacccccaccctggggacatgggacatccTGAGGACCCCCAACACAGGAACGAGGGACACCCTGGGACCCTCaacgtggggacatgggacaccctggggaccccccactctggggacatgggacatccTGGGGATCCCCACCATGGGGACCCCAACCCTGgggccccccccacccaggggacATGGGACGCGTTGAGAACCCTGACATGGGACAcgggacaccctggggacccccaccaTGGGGACCCTCAACCCTGGGGCCCCCCCACCCAGGGGACATGGGACGCGTTGAGAACCtggacatgggacatgggacaccctggggaccctcaaccctggggaccctccaccctggggacatgggacacgctggggacccgggacaccctggggacctccaaccctggggacatgggacaccctggggacacgggacaccccggggacccccaccatggggacccccaaccctggggaccctccaccctggggacatgggacaccccggggacccccaccccgAGGACCCGGATCCCGGCACGGGAAGCGCCCCCAGCTGTGGGGTGCAGCCCCCCAAACGGGCACAGAGCCCAGGCGCCCCGGCGCGGGGGGGTCACCCAggcacccgggggggggctgtcccagacactcgggggggggggggggggagtgtcccAGGCGttgcgggggggtgcggggggggggggtcccacctcGGAGTTGAAGCGGATCTGGCAGACGCTGCAGGCGATGACGGGGCGCCGGGGCTTGGCCAGCGCCGCCCCCAGCACCTTCGGCACCGGCTCCatctgcgggggggggacacgacacggggggggggcgggggggggggtgtcagcacCCATACAcaccctccctccatccccccccaaaccaccccagcaACCCACCCGGCACCCCGGGTGCTGCGGTGGGGGGCAGAGTGGGTGCCCGGGGGGGcacagtgggtgctgggggggtgtttttgggggggggggggggggcagcacccatacacccccccctccaacccccccggCACCGTGATGGGGGGCAGAGCGGATGGCCGGGGGGAcacggtgggtgctggggggggggcacagcggggTGCCACGGCAGGGGCAGaacccacacaccccccctccaacccccccagcgccccccctgGCACCCCACGGGTGCTGTGGTGGGGGGCagagtgggtgctgggggggcacggcgggtgctgggggggcacagcacggtgttgggggggggcagcacccataCGACCCCCTTCCaacctccccaaacccccccagcgccccccctgGCACCCCGAGTGCTGCGGTGGGGGGCAGAGTGGGCCCTGGGGGGGGCACGGCAGGTGCCGGGGGGGGTAcagtgggtgccgggggggcacggTGGGATGttgtgggggggggcagcacccatacacccccccctccaacccccccggCGCTGCGGTGGGGGCAgagcgggtgccgggggggcagagcgggtgctgggggggcacggtgggggagctgtggggcacagagggtgcaatgggggggggggggggggcagggcagtGGGGCGGCCCCCCCCTTATTGCCATTCCCGTTCCCATTCCGTAGCAGCTCAGGAATCTCTCCCTGCCCAAACCCGGGGGACCGGCCccgcccgggcccccccccccccaccccccgcgtcGTCCCCCCCCCATCGCGGCCCCCCCTCACCGTTGTgacggggggtgtggggggggcgctgggagctccccccccccccctccccgttcccccggcagcgccgcggcCCGCTGAGGGGGGGGGGTCCGGTACGGcggccgggagggggcggggaaGTCCCGCCCCCGCTCCGCAcccggccgggccgcccccctcacccccccccccccgggaccccccccccctcccggtgcTATTTCCCCCCCTCCCGGACTCACGgtgggcagcggcggcagcagccgcagggcggcggcggcggcctcgggCAGcaggaggcgggcggggggcggccccagCGGGCCCGGGGCCCGCAGCATCGCCCGGGCcggcctgcggggggggggggggggggcacggccggcTCGGCAccgattcccccccccccacccccgtcccgtcccccttcccacccccccaccggtcccgagccccctcctcctgccccataaccccccccccactccccgtcccgatccatcccccccccccccggccgggattcttcccccccccccccccgccaaggtcccgttctcccccctccctggtcccgaccacccccccccccccgatcccGCTctaccccccccgcccccggtatcgatccccccccccccacctcccaccaggTCCCGTTTCCCCCCGGTCCGGATCCCGATTGCCCCCCCCCGGTACCGTTCTCGATGCCCCCCAGCCCGATTTCtatcacttcccccccccccccaggtcggGATCCCCCCCCCCGGTCCCGATCTCCCCCCTCCCACGGTCCCGATCCCCCCCGATCCCGATCCTCCCCCCCTCGGTcggtatcccccccccccccccggtcccgatcctccccccccccgccgtgtccccgggGCCGtaccggggggctgcggggctgggggggggtgtgtgcgcgtgtgtgtgttaCCTGCGGGGCCCCCCCGCTGGCGGCGGCCCGGTGGGGttgtccccgcgtgtcccccccccccccctccccggcgtccgtcccccccccccgccggtccCAGCCAATGGCGCCGCACAGAagtggggcaggcggggggggggggggaagtgggggggggggggcggcgcatgTCACACGCGTGTCCCCGGTCACGCGTGTCCCCGGTCACGcatgtcccccccgtcccccccccgtgtgtcgtccccccccccccccccacgccggtCCGCGATCGCTCACGTGTCGCGACGCCGTCGCCGGCCACGcgtgtccgcccccccccccccccaacaccggccccccccccccgctccgcgcctCGCGCCGGCCCCACCTCGGCGGCGCACGcgcgcggggggcgggcggccgcgcgCACATGTCGGGACACGCGTGGGCGGGGGCGGGCGGTTGCCACGGCGacggaggggggggtggggggggtgggaacccgccccgcccccgcccacgCGCGCcccggggacacacacacgggcGTCGGGGCGGGGCTCGGCCCGACCCACGGcatccgctcccccccccccccccggatacttggggggggctgtgggtgcggggggggggtgtgtctgtgggtgcggggggggggggggtctgggggggctctatgggtgcggggggggctgtgggtgctgtggggggtctgtggggggatCTATGGGTGCGGGGGAGGGCTGTGAGGGGTctgtgggtgcaggggggagtcgggggggggttgtgggtgctggggggggtctgtgggggggtctatgtgtgcgggggggggctgtgggtgctgggggggtctgtgggggggtctatgggtgcggggggggctgtgaggggggctgtgggtgcggggggggtgtctatgggtgcaggggggtggtctgtgggtgctggggggggtctgggggagatctgtgggtgcgggggggggctgcgaggggggctgtgggtgcagggggggtgtctatgggtgcaggaggggggtctgtgggtgctggggggggtctgggggaggTCTATGGGTGCGGGGGGGCGgcctgtgggtgctgggagggggtctgtgggtgcaggaggggggtttgtgggtgctggggggggtctgggggggtctatGGGTGCAAGGGAGGGTTGTGAGGGGGTCTGTGGGTgcaggaggggctgtgggtgctgtggggggtctgtggggggggtctatgggtgcaggggggggctgtgaggggggctgtgggtgcagggggggtgtctatgggtgcaggaggggggtttgtgggtgctggggggggtctgggggggtctatGGGTGCAAGGGAGGGTTGTGAGGGGGTCTGTGGGTgcaggaggggctgtgggtgctgtggggggtctgtggggggggtctatgggtgcagggggggtgtcTATGGGTGCAGGGGGGcggtctgtgggtgctggggggggtctgggagggggttTAGGGTTGCGGGGGTTtagggttgcgggggggggggggggatgtgggtattggggggggtctatgggtgcaggggggggatctgtgggtgccccggctgctgctgggggccccCCcctgcggcggcgggggagggaggggggggttatggcggggggggggatgaatTATTGATGGCCGACGAGTCCTAATGAGGGCGGTAATGGCGTCACCCGACaccccgcacacgcgtgtgcgctcGGCCGTGACCTCCCTCCGTCCCCCGCCTGCCACACGCGTgtgctccccgtgcccccccccccccccgccttgccaTGGcctggcacacgcgtgtgctcccCCCCCACCTGCACACGCATGTGTTGCCCCCGTTCCCGACCTGCCACACACGTGTg
The window above is part of the Chroicocephalus ridibundus chromosome 24, bChrRid1.1, whole genome shotgun sequence genome. Proteins encoded here:
- the ZNF385A gene encoding zinc finger protein 385A, coding for MLRAPGPLGPPPARLLLPEAAAAALRLLPPLPTMEPVPKVLGAALAKPRRPVIACSVCQIRFNSESQAAAHYQGNRHARRLKGLEAARARRGGDTPDTPDPPAPAPAPETPDRPGVVPLPPHDIPNTCVPLGGVLVTPASSPPPPQPPGRPGPPRPPLPPRLWLPRGVGGRGGARGGGEEEEEEKAKAKRLLYCALCKVAVNSLSQLEAHNKGTKHKTLVEARSGLGPIRAFPRLGGAAGTPPAEAPERSFHCQICNVRLNSELQLKQHISSRRHRDGVAGKPNPLLSRHKKPRTPPELAPLPFPKELPKALAGGGLLPPPLALAAAAAAMAAPPLALRPPGPPLLPGPPLAPALLRPAPGPLRPAHTPLLFSPY